The bacterium genome includes a region encoding these proteins:
- the moaC gene encoding cyclic pyranopterin monophosphate synthase MoaC, with protein MVDVGAKAETVREAVARGEVVMRASTLRMITRGAARKGDVLTVAQIAGIASAKRTWELIPLCHPIPLTGVAVTLEPDAARGRVVIEARVRTRGRTGAEMEALVAVATAALTVYDMVKAVERGVRIEGIRLTRKSGGKSGTYRWNGR; from the coding sequence CGCGCGGCGAGGTCGTCATGCGCGCCTCGACCCTGCGGATGATCACGCGGGGCGCCGCGCGCAAGGGCGACGTACTGACCGTCGCGCAGATCGCCGGCATCGCGTCGGCGAAGCGGACGTGGGAGCTGATTCCGCTGTGCCATCCAATTCCGCTGACGGGCGTCGCGGTGACGCTCGAGCCCGACGCGGCGCGCGGCCGGGTGGTGATCGAGGCGCGGGTGCGGACGCGCGGACGCACGGGGGCGGAGATGGAGGCCCTCGTCGCCGTCGCGACGGCCGCCCTTACCGTGTACGACATGGTGAAGGCCGTTGAACGCGGCGTCCGCATCGAGGGAATCCGCCTCACGCGCAAGTCCGGCGGTAAGTCGGGCACCTACCGGTGGAACGGCCGGTGA
- a CDS encoding MogA/MoaB family molybdenum cofactor biosynthesis protein yields MSAEPRLRGVRCGILTASDSVSKGHGKDDSGRYLAETLEAEGAEVLVRLVVPDDLETITRSLADMADSLHVDLVLTTGGSGVAPRDVTPEATLRVVERQMPGIPEAARIATAARTPLAMLSRAVAGIRGRTLIVNMPGSPKAVREWMDVILPVLRHTVELLQEKRLEWGREHRP; encoded by the coding sequence GTGAGCGCGGAGCCGCGTCTGCGGGGCGTTCGCTGCGGCATCCTCACCGCGAGCGACTCGGTCAGCAAAGGCCACGGCAAGGACGACAGCGGCCGGTACCTCGCGGAGACCCTCGAGGCCGAGGGGGCCGAAGTCCTTGTCCGCCTCGTCGTGCCGGACGATCTGGAGACGATCACGCGGTCGCTCGCCGACATGGCGGACTCGTTGCACGTCGACCTGGTGCTGACCACGGGCGGGAGCGGCGTCGCCCCGCGTGACGTGACGCCCGAGGCCACGCTGCGGGTCGTGGAGCGCCAGATGCCGGGGATCCCGGAGGCGGCGCGGATCGCGACGGCCGCGCGGACGCCGCTCGCGATGCTGTCGCGGGCGGTCGCCGGAATCCGCGGCCGGACCCTGATCGTCAACATGCCCGGCAGCCCCAAGGCCGTGCGGGAATGGATGGACGTGATTCTGCCGGTGCTGCGGCACACGGTCGAGCTCTTACAAGAGAAGCGATTGGAGTGGGGCCGGGAACACCGGCCGTAG